The DNA segment AATAAGTAGTTTATTGCTAACGGAAATACTTAAGTTTTTGAGGATGTGATGATGATGGAATTAGAAAAGGTTACCTATGTGTGGTATGCAAGTTATGGTTCTAATTTAAATAGAGACCGATTTTTATGTTACATAAAAGGAGGTAAACCTGAGGGCTCTGAAAAAGTGGAAATAGGCTGTGAAGACCCAACCCTTCCTATTGAAGAAGCAACCTATATTATGCATTATCCTTTATATTTTGCAATGGAATCTGACCGTTGGCAACAACAAGGTGTAGGATTTATAGGGTTAAAACGGGATAATAAGCACCTTACTTATAGTAGAAAGTATTTAATAACCGTAGAGCAATTTATGGATGTCATTAAACAAGAAAATAACGGTGCTGCATTGGATATCGACTTACATGAAATTATGGATCAGGGGTATAAGACAATAAAAGATTCATGGTATGGAACGATTTTATACTTAGGTGATGAGGGTGGGTATCCCGTCCTAACTTTTACAGCTGATTGGGATTTAGACGTCCCATTTAATCAACCGTCGAAAGAGTATCTAGGTATGATTATTCACGGTTTAAAATCGACATTAGGGCTGGAAAATAAGGAAATTATCGATTATCTCGATTCAAAACCAGGAATAGCTGGTTATTATGGAAAGAACGATATTGAACAGTTAATTCAATAAAAAGCAGACACACGGTTCAGGATGGCTGGGTCTGAAGGGGCGACCCGCAGATGCAAATGTACTTTTATCAAAAACATTTCTATTTTGGAAGGAACAATGGCGGTTTCCAATAAAAGCAGTGTTAAACAATTATGACCTCATAGAGTGAAGAGGACTCTTTCTAACCAAAATGGTTCTCTTAAAAAGTTTTCTCTGTACATAAAACGCAAGAAACGAGCCATACCAACATGCTATATCATCTTAATTCTTGGTTGAGAACGCCTTCACGTACGGGACGTCCTTTTCTTATTCGATCTTTAAGGTGTGACGTGGTCATAACCATTCTTATGGAACTTTACACCAGTTTCCGAAAGGGATGTAACTCCTGTTATATGGGAATTGAAACAACTGAAAATGATAGCCATGTTTCCCTCCTGTTAGAGAATAAATCTGTTATGGGTTATCTCTCTCTTTTCCTCTATCTGTTCTGTGGTATCGGGAACTAATGTCGTCTCTGTTGATTCACCTAATACTTCCGGTTCCCTTATTAATAAACACGCTTCAAAAAGTTGCTTATAGAAATTAAGGACTTGAATTCAGTATAATCAATTCGTCTAACTTATGAAAAACACCAACTCTTTAAGAATTTTTATTGTGCAGAATAGGTAAAGAAGATATTGGAAATAATAAAGGAAGAATAAAATTTCAAGTGAGGTGAGTAAGATGAATTTAAAGAAATTAATGTTAGGTTCGTTTATAGCAATCCTTTCCACTGGATTATTAGTCGGTTGTGGCAATGCTAATGATGAAGAGAAGCCTAACCCAACTGAAGAACCTACTGAACAAAACTATCAAGGTGGAAACAATGATGAACAAGAGCCAGATCCAACCGAGGAGCCTTCTGAACAGCAAGATGCAAATGATGAACAAGAGCCAGATATGACCGAAGAGCCTTCTGAACAACAAGATCAAGGGGAAAACGAGTTAGAAGAAGAACAGAATGGTAATAATTAATGATTTGAATGAAAAAGGATGGTTCTTGAACGAAAAACCATCCTTTTTTCATTGAACTACATTTATTATTGTAGATCATTTTGAGGAATCGTTTCAATTAGTAATCCCTATACTCTAATGGTTAAATGGTTAAATAGATTTCGTCCTTCTCTTCCTTTTTATTCAAGGTGTTCAATTAGAATAGACCTTGCAAAAAAACAAAATTCTGTAATATCAAGCTGAGAATTTCAGTGGTAAAAGGCATATTTATTTCAGAGCTAATTGTCGTAATAAGTTACTACCCGAAAAGTTTATTGTTATATAACCGAAAAACGGGGCTGTCCCAAAAGTCTTAAAATAGACTTTTGGGACAGTGCTGTTTGTTATTGCTTATTTAATGGCTCACAAACCTTTGCAAGCTGTTTACTTCAATATGTACCTACAAGCCGATCTTCCAAAAGACTACTGCTTCTCATTAACTTCTCATTTGCTTCTAACGTTCTTCTAATTTTTAGTTGGTATATTCAAGTCAAGAAAATTATTCCAAGGAGAGGATTAAGATGAGAGTCGTTATGGTACCGTCGGGGTTTAAAGAATGTTTAGATGCGAGAGAAGTGGCTACAGCAATGGGAAAGGGGCACGACGCTTTGATGAGTCCATTGATGTAGAGGTTTTACCCATGATTGATGGTGGGGAAGGATTTGTAAATGCCATCCTTGACATTAAAGGTGGAGATTTGATTCACAAAGAAGTGACAGGGCCTGTGGGAAATAAAACCATAAGTTATTTTGGGGTTTTTGATGAGAAGGGTGAACGGACAGCTGTGATTGAAATGGCAGCTGTTGCTGGATTAAAATTAGTCCCCCTTGATCAAAGGAATCCGCTAAAGACCACTTCCTACGGTGTAGGAGAGCTGATTTCCTGTGCGCTCGACTTAGAAGTTGATAAAATTCTTATTGGCTGCGGTGATTCTGGGATATCTGACGGGGGTGCAGGAATGGCACAAGCATTAGGGATTCAATTTCTTGATAAGGACCGTCAAATGTTGACCGTTAAAGGAGGAGAGGATCTGTTAGAGATTGATTATATTGATACGAGCAATCTTGATAAGCGTTTAAGCCATATTCCGGTTGATGTAGCATGTAATTGGAAGAATGTTTTATGCGGAGAAAAAGGTGTTGCTCGTGTATTTGGTCCTCAAAAAGGAGCTACCTCGGAACAAGTCGAACAATTGTCATCTGCTTTAGAGCATTATGCTTTGTTAATTCAAGGGGCAGTGGGGATAGACGTTAGATCCCTACCAGGAAGTGGTGCCTCGGGCGGATTAGGTGCAGGTTTACTCGCCTTTGCAGGGGCAACCTTACATTCTAGGTTTGATATTATTAGGAATTTTATTAACATTGAACAAGCCATCGCATCTTCAGATGTTGTTATTACTGCGGAAGGGAGCTTGGATTCCCAAACCCCAAACGGGAAAATTCCCGCGGAGGTCGCCAGAATTGCTCTAAAATATGACGTGCCTGTCATCATTATTGCGGGGGCAATTGGTGATGGAGCAAACTTGAATTACCGTGCAGGTATTGATGCTTATTCAAGCATCACCCAAAGGCCCATATCATTAAAAGAGGCACTGGAGAAAGCCCCATATTGGATTGAAGAAAGCACCGAAGCTGTATTAAGAAAAATTGCCATCGGCTTACAAGTTGCGAAAAGAGAAGAGGCTTCCGATGAGAGAAGGATTGGTCGGCTATACCAGAAACAATAAATGGATCCATAAATTGATAGATATATTTTCTAGAAAGTCGTCCCTAATGATAAGTGTACACATTCTATTTTTCCTGTTTGTTATGGTTATTGACGATCTAGACTATCAGGCCAAAGTTTCTTTAGTAGCCTTCTTATCAGCAATGATGTTTTGGATTACAACTAAAATACCCGCTGGATTTGTGGCAGTGACAGTCATTGTAGTTATTGTCTTACTGGGGGCAGCGGATGCTGAATTATTATATCAATCTTTGGCTCAAGAGGTAGTGTGGTTAATGATCGGTGCTTTTGTCATGGGGGAAGCAGTTAGACAATCAGGGTTGGCAGAACGATTCAGCCGTTACTTATTGAATAAATCTGACCAAAAAAGCAACATGCTTTTTCTACTAACGAACGCTTTATTCGTATCTGCATTTTTTATCCCATCTACTTCGGGAAGGGCAGCCTTATCGATGCCGATTATTAAACAATTAAGCGAAAGACTTCATTCTAGCGAAGAGCGAGGTGTTTTGGCATTGGTCGCACCTGTAATCATATTAATGAGCACATCAGCAACATTAATAGGTGCAGGGTCGCATTTAATTGGAATAAGTTTACTTGAAAGTGCTACCGATCAATCTATTTCTTATATTCAGTGGTTGATATGGGGACTGCCTTTTACCATTATGATAACTCTGATGACATACTTTATAACGAAATGGATACTGTGGCCAAGAAATACAGTCAAAGAAGTCAAAAGCATACCAACGGAAGTTACAAGCTCAAGAAAACAACCGATGAATGTAGGTGAAAAAAGGACGTTCATCTTAATTTCCCTGATGATGCTTGCATGGATGTCCCATGGGATTCATGGTTACGATATAGGGTTCATCACCATGGTGGGCGGATTGCTTTTTATGATTCCGAAATATGGAGTGATCAGTTGGAAACAAGGAATGAAAGCAGTCTCTTGGCCATTGGTTCTATTTGTCGCTGCAGCTACAGCTCTCGGAAAAGTTTTAGTTGATACGGGGGTAGTGGGGTGGATTGAAGGAGAAATGTTAAATGTACTTCACTTGTTCATAAGCGCCCCAGAATGGATTATTGTATGTATGATCTTGTTGGTTGCAGTTACAAGTCATTTATACATTCACTCTCATACAACACGTGCCATTATTTTTGTTCCAAGCTTAATCCTATTTAGTGAATCAATAGGGCTTGATTCTTCAACTGTTGTATTCTTAAGTTTAATTGGAATGAATTATTGTGTTACATTTCCTGTTAGTTCGAAAGCATTGCTCATTTTTTATGAAGAAGGTGAACTTTCATTTGATCCCAGAAAGCTATTTAAAATTAGTGCAATTCTAATGCCGCTATATATACTAGTTATGCTACTATTCTATTTTACTTATTGGCAGTGGACTGGGATGAACATATAAATTGTACATGTCTTTGTCAAAGACAAGCGGCTGAGAGATATTAATGATTGGGAAGACGATGATGATTGAATAACAATTTGAAATGCGAAGTGATTCTTGATTTATTTGTGATGTAGACGGGGGGGGGAGGGGATAGTAATGTCCCTGACCTACCCGAAAAAGCTGGAGATAACTTCAACGCGTACCTATTAGTGATTTCCGTTTTCCTCGCTCTGTCAGACAAAAATATTTTTGCATTAGATAAAAAGATTTCCACGAAACAAGGTTAATTTTCATCACCAAGGGAGGTAAAAGCTCATGGAACAGCAATTTTTTGAAGAACCAAATACATTTGTAGGTCATGTTGAATTGAAAGTTCAACAATTAGAACGATCTGTTCAATTTTATAAAGATACCATCGGTTTTCAAATCTTGGAACAATCAGAAAGACGGGCAGTACTGTCGGCAGATGGAAAAACGTCTTTGTTAATCATTGAACAACCTGAGGATGTGAAACCAATAGAAGCAAATACATCAGGTCTATATCATTTTGCGATTTTATTGCCTAATCGTTTGGAGTTGGCGAAGGTGCTAAAACACTTTGCTAATCACAACCAACAATTAGGAGCATCAGACCATCTAGTCAGTGAAGCCCTTTATTTGAACGATCCCGATGGAAATGGAATTGAGGTTTATTCAGATCGACCATCCTCCACATGGAATTGGCAAAACAATGAAGTAGTCATGATAGTAGATCCCTTAGATGCCCAAGATATTCTTGGCGAGCTTGAGGGCGAGAGTTGGGGAGGCCTTCCAGTTGGAACAGTGATGGGGCACATTCATTTACATGTATCAGAATTACAAAAAACAGAAGAATTTTATAACAAGTTAGGCTTTGATGTAATAAGTCGACTCGGTCAGCAGGCTCTCTTCATGTCTACTGGCAATTACCATCATCATATAGGGTTAAATACATGGGCCGGGGTTGGTGCTCCCGCGCCGTCAAAGAAAAGTGTTGGTTTGACTTCGTTTTCCCTTGTATTTCCAAGTGAAAAGGCTAGAGGAAGAGCAGTCGAACAAGTACAGGGTTTAGGATATGAAGTTCTAAAAGAGGATGGTACTTTTATTACGAAAGACCCCTCCGAAAATTCCATTAAGTTATCAGTTTAATAAAGGGGGGCTTCTGAAATTTAAGCGTTGGAAATCCAGCTGCTTGTGTCTGGCTAACAAGCTTAGTAGCTATAACGTCACGTTGAAAGCCTGGGAAGTCATTCTTTCAGGAGCTTTATCTTCCGCTATCGAGATTGGTAAAGGTGATCGAATTAAAGCATCTTTTACTCACTTAGGTGAGTTAGAATTCAAAGTTGAATAATAATTTTGTCTATTATTAAAAGAAAAACAAGGGAAGAGCAGCCTTTTTGGCCTGTCGTGTCGTATAAATTAAGGCTTCCCTTTCTTCATTATAAGTTGGAAACTCCTGAATTAATTCAGGGGATGGTATTATTTACAGCCGGATTAAGCATGATTGCCATTATGACCGGTGTTATTATAGGAATCTCATATGAAATGGAAGCGGAAATGGGTGTGGCGGGTGTAATGGCGATCGTACTTGCTGTATAATGGTGCAACTCCAGCTTTAATCACTGGAATTGTATTGTATTTTGCTATTCAACGTACAGGTGACCGTAGAAAAGAAGAATTGATAGAGGCAAAAAAGTGGGTTGATATGATTCTTTCATAATTAAAAAGTTAGTTGATTGCATTATGTACTTAGCTTTATTTGGGCCTTTTAGCAGAATGCGTTAGTTACTAAAGAAAGATATGGAAACTAAACACCATTAAACAAATATAACATTTATGTAGTTTCATAAGGCGTTTCCGTTCAAGTTAAAATCTTATCGGTAGCGTCTTTTTATTTTTAGCTTTCCAGAGGCGTTAAGTATATTGCAAATTATTTCGCCCTGATAAATTAATAGGCTAATGATTGAATTTTCTAAATAGTTGATATATAGTTAAAACTAGTTAGGATGACCTAAGTAAAATAGTTTTTTGAGTAAAAATACCAACTGGTCAGTACATAACGCGGAAAGAGTAGATTGGATGGAAAAGAATGCTATTCAGTAGTCACCATTAAGGGATAGAAGGGCGGTAAACTTCATTTAAAAATGTAAGCGTTGTCAATAACGATTGGGATAAGTGAACTTTCTTTAAACGGTTACTCAAATTTAGAAATTCCCTCTTAAAATTTATTGGATGTGACAGTGCTGATAGCTAGTTGAGACAAACTTAACCTAATAGGCATTTTCACTAGGTGAGTTGTGTTACTAAGGCAGTGTTACTTCTAACCTCAAGACAAGCTTCGTATTTATTATAGAAGGAGACGTTTCCAGTTGGCAGTAAAGAACTAACATTTTATTTCAAGGAGGAGATTTAGATGGAACAAGTATGGAAGAGTCACTATCCGGAAAATATTCAGACAGAAGTAGAAATTCCTAATGTGCCACTTATCGACATTCTGGAGCAGTCGGCCAAGCAGTTTCCAAAGAACCCGGCCTTATCCTTTTATGGAAATGAGACCAGTTATGAAGAGTTAACCCTGCAGGCAGCTGCTTTTGCTTCCTCCTTACAAAACGAAGGGGTCATGAAAGGCGATCGTGTAGCGATTATGCTGCCAAACTGTCCACATTATGTGGTCAGTTATTATGGTGTGTTGAAGGCAGGGGCTGTCGTTACTCAAGTGAATCCGATGCTTGTCGATCGTGAGCTTGAACATATTTTATCAGACTCTGGGGCGGAAACGATCGTTATTTATGCTCCGCTTTTACCTGTACTTGAGAAGGTAAAAAGTACTACTTCAGTCAATAATGTGGTTGTTGTACAGTTTAATGGAGAATATGAACAAACAAAAGGTGAAACCGAGTTCACAGACTTTTTGAAAAGGTCTCCAGGACCTCCGTCATCCGTGTCGATCGATCCAAGTGAAGATCTTGCAGTATTGCAATATACCGGGGGTACAACTGGACGATCAAAAGGAGCGATGCTCACACATCGGAATGTTGTGGCAAATGTTGTCCAGACGAATGAATATTTCAAAGATGAAGTTGATATGGGAAAAGAGCGTTATTTAACGGTAATCCCTCTTTTCCATGTATTTGGTATGACCTCTTGCATGAACCTTTCGATATACACAGGCTCAAAGAATATTATGCTTCCCCGCTTCGAATTGGAGGAAGTCCTTGAAACGATCAAAAAGGAGCAGCCAACCTTTTTCCCGGGAGTGCCGACGATGTATGTCGCGATAACGAACCATCCACGAGCAAAGGAGTATGGAATTGATAGCATACGAGTTTGCAACAGTGGGAGTGCTCCGATGCCACAGGAGTTGATGCGTAACTTTGAAGCAAAAACGGGAGCCAGGGTCTTTGAAGGCTATGGGTTATCGGAGAGTTCTCCTGTCACACATTGCAATCCTTTGTTTGCTGAGCGAAAGCCGGGAAGTGTTGGCATTGGTGTTCCGTCAACGGAATATAAGATTGTTGATGTCGAAAGTGGGATCGAAGAAGTGCCAGTAGGAGAAAAGGGTGAAGTCATAATCCGAGGTCCTCAGGTTATGAAAGGCTACTGGAATATGCCTGAAGAAACTGAAAATACACTTCGCGACGGCTGGCTCTACACAGGGGACATTGCTCGAGTCGATGATGAAGGTTATTTGTACATCATTGATCGAAAAAAAGATCTGATCATTGCGGGTGGTTTTAACATCTATCCACGAGATGTTGAAGAGGTAATCTATGAGCACGAAGCTGTCCAAGAGGCTGTGGTTGTTGGTGTACCAGATGTATATCGAGGGGAAACAGTTCGTGCTGTCATCGTGTTAAAAGAAGGAAAGTCAGCAACTGAGGAAGAACTTATTGCGTACTGTCGTCAAAACATGGCTGCCTATAAGGTGCCGCGAGAACTCGAATTTCGAAATGAACTGCCAAAAACAAATGTCGGTAAAATTTTAAGAAGATCAATCAGGGAGGAAGTAACTAAAAAAGCTTAAGAGATGCATTTAGTTGATGAAGGAACAGACATCAAGCCCGGTATCATTAAGTTGGCTTCTAGCAAAGGGAAAATTACTGAATATGAAAAAATGTTTTTCCGAACGGCAGTAAGAGCGAAAAAAGGAACAGGTATTGTCCCCTTCTAACCCATACTCAGGAAGGAACCATGGGACCAGAACAAGATTCTTTTTGATTGAAGAAGGCGCTGATCCATTGAAAATCGTAATTGGGAATATGTGTGGAGCCACGGACATCAATCAACATCTCCTGACGTTAAATCAAGGTGTCTACATTGCATTGGATCGATTTGGTTTACAAGGCAGTGTAGGCGCACCATGAACGAAGCGAGAATGACAGTATTGATGGGGCTTCTGGGACAAGGTTATGACAAACGAATCTTCCTTTCCCCATGACACGGTAAATGTTTGGTGGGGGAGAGAGACCCAGTTATGCCAGAAGCTGTCCAACATCTTCTTCAAAATTGGAAGCCTGATCATATTTTCCAGCGTATCGTTCTTGATATAAAGAAGCGCGGGGTAACGGACGCCCAAGTTCTGCAAATGTTCGAACAAAATCGAGCTGCACTTTTTTCCTCATGACCTTAAGAAGGAGTCCCGTGAAGGGGCTCCTTTTAATCCGGGATGGTCTAGAGTTTTAAATAGGCTCACTCTCAGTTTTTTAGATTTGAAAAATCATATTAACCCCCATGATAATGACCAAAGCAGAAAGCAATCGAGTAATGGTGACGCCTTTCACCTTTTTCGACAGTATAGCTCCGGTCTGGGCACCTGCAAGTACCCCTATACCGCTCCAGGCAACGATAGACCAATGCACTGCTCCAGTCGCAATGGAAGGAAGTAGACCTACTAGTGAATACAAAGCAAGTGAAAAGATAGAGGTAGCCGTGGCAGTTTTTATAGAAAAACCTAACCCATAAGTTAAGATTGGTACCAAGAGCCATCCGCCTCCAATTCCGAAAAAAGAAGAAACAATACCAAGACCACTTCCGATTCCAAGTAGCTTCCATAAGTTTAAAATATGATCACTGTTTTGCTTATCTTGTGGTAACGATCGGTTTTCTTCTGAGTTTGTTGGTTGATTATTTACTTGGGAAGGCTTTTTCAAACTCAGGAATAAGCCTAGCCCTATAAGGAGAACGGCGAATAAACTATAAAATACTGCATCTGGACTATACTTTACCAATTCCCCGCCGATAAACGTTCCCGGAAAAGCTCCAACTGCCAGCAGTAGTCCTGTTCGAAGTAAAACTCTTCGTTGTTTGAAAAATATAGGCAAACCGGCTACTGCATTTATAAATACAATGGCCAGACCTGTGGCAGCAGCAGATTCTGGTGAGATATTATAGAATGTTACTAATACTGGTACAAACAAGAACCCGCCGCCCGCACCTATGATGGTTCCATACGTACTTGCTACGAATCCTAAAAAAATCAGTGCTAGGATAATCAATTTTTTCTCCTCAACTTCCTAATTTATAG comes from the Halobacillus shinanisalinarum genome and includes:
- a CDS encoding glycerate kinase family protein, with the translated sequence MFRCERSGYSNGKGARRFDESIDVEVLPMIDGGEGFVNAILDIKGGDLIHKEVTGPVGNKTISYFGVFDEKGERTAVIEMAAVAGLKLVPLDQRNPLKTTSYGVGELISCALDLEVDKILIGCGDSGISDGGAGMAQALGIQFLDKDRQMLTVKGGEDLLEIDYIDTSNLDKRLSHIPVDVACNWKNVLCGEKGVARVFGPQKGATSEQVEQLSSALEHYALLIQGAVGIDVRSLPGSGASGGLGAGLLAFAGATLHSRFDIIRNFINIEQAIASSDVVITAEGSLDSQTPNGKIPAEVARIALKYDVPVIIIAGAIGDGANLNYRAGIDAYSSITQRPISLKEALEKAPYWIEESTEAVLRKIAIGLQVAKREEASDERRIGRLYQKQ
- a CDS encoding SLC13 family permease; amino-acid sequence: MREGLVGYTRNNKWIHKLIDIFSRKSSLMISVHILFFLFVMVIDDLDYQAKVSLVAFLSAMMFWITTKIPAGFVAVTVIVVIVLLGAADAELLYQSLAQEVVWLMIGAFVMGEAVRQSGLAERFSRYLLNKSDQKSNMLFLLTNALFVSAFFIPSTSGRAALSMPIIKQLSERLHSSEERGVLALVAPVIILMSTSATLIGAGSHLIGISLLESATDQSISYIQWLIWGLPFTIMITLMTYFITKWILWPRNTVKEVKSIPTEVTSSRKQPMNVGEKRTFILISLMMLAWMSHGIHGYDIGFITMVGGLLFMIPKYGVISWKQGMKAVSWPLVLFVAAATALGKVLVDTGVVGWIEGEMLNVLHLFISAPEWIIVCMILLVAVTSHLYIHSHTTRAIIFVPSLILFSESIGLDSSTVVFLSLIGMNYCVTFPVSSKALLIFYEEGELSFDPRKLFKISAILMPLYILVMLLFYFTYWQWTGMNI
- a CDS encoding VOC family protein, with amino-acid sequence MEQQFFEEPNTFVGHVELKVQQLERSVQFYKDTIGFQILEQSERRAVLSADGKTSLLIIEQPEDVKPIEANTSGLYHFAILLPNRLELAKVLKHFANHNQQLGASDHLVSEALYLNDPDGNGIEVYSDRPSSTWNWQNNEVVMIVDPLDAQDILGELEGESWGGLPVGTVMGHIHLHVSELQKTEEFYNKLGFDVISRLGQQALFMSTGNYHHHIGLNTWAGVGAPAPSKKSVGLTSFSLVFPSEKARGRAVEQVQGLGYEVLKEDGTFITKDPSENSIKLSV
- a CDS encoding long-chain-fatty-acid--CoA ligase, yielding MEQVWKSHYPENIQTEVEIPNVPLIDILEQSAKQFPKNPALSFYGNETSYEELTLQAAAFASSLQNEGVMKGDRVAIMLPNCPHYVVSYYGVLKAGAVVTQVNPMLVDRELEHILSDSGAETIVIYAPLLPVLEKVKSTTSVNNVVVVQFNGEYEQTKGETEFTDFLKRSPGPPSSVSIDPSEDLAVLQYTGGTTGRSKGAMLTHRNVVANVVQTNEYFKDEVDMGKERYLTVIPLFHVFGMTSCMNLSIYTGSKNIMLPRFELEEVLETIKKEQPTFFPGVPTMYVAITNHPRAKEYGIDSIRVCNSGSAPMPQELMRNFEAKTGARVFEGYGLSESSPVTHCNPLFAERKPGSVGIGVPSTEYKIVDVESGIEEVPVGEKGEVIIRGPQVMKGYWNMPEETENTLRDGWLYTGDIARVDDEGYLYIIDRKKDLIIAGGFNIYPRDVEEVIYEHEAVQEAVVVGVPDVYRGETVRAVIVLKEGKSATEEELIAYCRQNMAAYKVPRELEFRNELPKTNVGKILRRSIREEVTKKA
- a CDS encoding sulfite exporter TauE/SafE family protein is translated as MIILALIFLGFVASTYGTIIGAGGGFLFVPVLVTFYNISPESAAATGLAIVFINAVAGLPIFFKQRRVLLRTGLLLAVGAFPGTFIGGELVKYSPDAVFYSLFAVLLIGLGLFLSLKKPSQVNNQPTNSEENRSLPQDKQNSDHILNLWKLLGIGSGLGIVSSFFGIGGGWLLVPILTYGLGFSIKTATATSIFSLALYSLVGLLPSIATGAVHWSIVAWSGIGVLAGAQTGAILSKKVKGVTITRLLSALVIIMGVNMIFQI